The following proteins are co-located in the Bosea sp. AS-1 genome:
- a CDS encoding SDR family oxidoreductase: protein MELGLSGRTALIGGASKGIGKGIARALAREGVNVALLARGQEALEEAAREIRAESPVSVVTLSADITQADSVAAAACTLAAQPGFSTLNILINNAGAPVTRNDRQIFWDDDEWRALTEVKTLGALRLIREFLPMMARDGTGRVINITGSSGVAVWRPAVMHGLNNAALIHTTGYLAQDLWSEQITVNAIVPGLVGTEFREEWADGLAAQQGKSRAEFLADFCRERGIFMERWAEVEEIADLALFIASDRARYINGAKLNIDGGFSVNAR, encoded by the coding sequence ATGGAACTGGGTCTTTCGGGGCGTACCGCCTTGATCGGCGGAGCCAGCAAGGGCATCGGCAAGGGCATCGCGCGAGCACTCGCGCGGGAAGGCGTCAACGTCGCGCTGCTCGCCCGTGGACAGGAGGCGCTGGAGGAGGCCGCCCGCGAGATCCGCGCAGAATCGCCAGTCTCCGTCGTCACGCTCTCGGCCGACATCACGCAGGCGGATTCGGTCGCCGCTGCCGCATGCACGCTCGCGGCCCAGCCCGGCTTTTCGACCCTCAATATTCTGATCAACAATGCCGGCGCACCAGTCACCCGAAACGACCGGCAGATATTCTGGGACGACGACGAATGGCGCGCGCTAACCGAGGTCAAGACGCTCGGCGCGCTGCGTCTCATCCGCGAATTCCTGCCGATGATGGCGCGCGACGGCACCGGACGCGTCATCAACATCACCGGCTCGTCTGGCGTTGCGGTCTGGCGGCCGGCCGTAATGCACGGGCTCAACAACGCGGCGCTGATCCATACCACCGGCTATCTGGCGCAGGATCTCTGGAGCGAACAGATCACCGTGAACGCGATCGTTCCGGGGCTCGTCGGCACAGAATTTCGCGAAGAATGGGCGGACGGGCTGGCTGCGCAGCAGGGCAAGAGCCGCGCCGAATTCCTCGCCGATTTCTGCCGCGAGCGCGGCATCTTCATGGAGCGTTGGGCGGAGGTCGAGGAGATCGCGGACCTCGCCCTTTTCATCGCCTCGGACCGCGCCCGCTACATCAACGGCGCCAAACTGAACATCGATGGCGGCTTCAGCGTCAACGCCCGCTGA
- a CDS encoding VOC family protein, which yields MSHLIRQMGFVAFATPDPDGSAQDLIDLVGLKITGRRDDTVFLSSNERRWEVALTRGGGRAALAIGLEAIDADAVAEVERRARSEGLEILDDRPLHDGIERAVRFATPWGPVFEVHTPVARDQSQRHLGAGARAKRIEHVNLKVPDRLAFSDLLVKLLGMQLSDRTGGDEFRWFRAADGYHHTVALCPGDGDLHHYAFDFHALEDLAGIADGLVLKNRSLLWGPGRHGAGGNVFQYYVDPDGCVVEMSVGMDRIDNDLLYEPRSWTISPSLADRWINLWGSPPPSNFIAPSLAFAKHPAKAA from the coding sequence ATGAGCCACCTCATTCGTCAAATGGGCTTCGTCGCATTCGCCACACCCGACCCCGACGGTTCGGCGCAGGACCTGATCGATCTCGTCGGCCTCAAGATCACCGGGCGGCGCGATGATACCGTGTTCCTCTCTTCCAACGAACGGCGCTGGGAAGTCGCGCTGACGCGCGGCGGCGGCCGCGCCGCGCTGGCTATCGGGCTCGAAGCGATCGATGCCGACGCTGTCGCCGAAGTCGAACGTCGCGCCCGCTCCGAGGGTCTGGAGATCCTGGACGACCGCCCGCTGCATGACGGCATCGAGCGCGCCGTGCGCTTCGCGACGCCATGGGGCCCGGTCTTCGAGGTGCATACGCCGGTCGCCCGCGATCAATCGCAGCGCCATCTCGGCGCCGGCGCACGGGCCAAGCGCATCGAACACGTCAACCTCAAGGTTCCCGACCGGCTCGCCTTCAGCGACCTGCTCGTCAAGCTGCTCGGCATGCAACTCTCCGACCGCACGGGCGGCGACGAGTTCCGCTGGTTCCGTGCCGCGGACGGCTATCATCACACCGTCGCGCTCTGCCCGGGCGATGGCGACCTGCATCACTACGCCTTCGACTTCCATGCACTCGAGGACCTCGCCGGCATTGCTGATGGCCTTGTGCTGAAGAACCGCTCTCTACTCTGGGGACCCGGGCGCCACGGCGCCGGCGGCAATGTCTTCCAGTACTATGTCGATCCCGATGGCTGCGTCGTCGAGATGTCGGTCGGCATGGACCGGATCGACAATGACCTGCTCTACGAACCGCGCAGCTGGACGATCTCGCCGTCGCTGGCCGATCGCTGGATCAACCTGTGGGGCTCTCCACCGCCGTCCAACTTCATCGCCCCCTCGCTCGCCTTCGCGAAGCACCCCGCCAAGGCAGCATGA
- a CDS encoding zinc-binding alcohol dehydrogenase family protein translates to MATMKALQFDSYGPPSALSLRDVDRPVPAPGEALVELRASAINPSDVKNVAGWFKASLPRVPGRDYAGVVVAGDGWVGKEVWGSGAGLGVTRDGSHAQYLVVALDALSEKPKGLSMEQAAAIGVPYLAAWSGLVDGAGIRAGETLAITGAAGAVGRAATQIAHWKGARVIGADIVKEVPGTDAYIDLRKKKDLTAEVRALTGGKGADIVFDTVGGALFEPCLAALGIGGRQIAIASGGQRRVTFDLVDFYHDLHHLIGVDTMKLSGPQIAAIMDQLRSGFDAGHLQAPPVQGWPIGAATEAYGEVGKGGSSTKHVLLPAQA, encoded by the coding sequence ATGGCCACGATGAAAGCCTTGCAGTTCGATAGCTATGGACCGCCCTCTGCCCTGTCGCTGCGGGATGTCGACAGGCCCGTCCCGGCGCCGGGCGAGGCGCTGGTCGAGCTGCGCGCCTCTGCGATCAATCCCAGCGACGTCAAGAACGTCGCCGGCTGGTTCAAGGCCTCGCTGCCGCGCGTGCCGGGACGCGACTATGCGGGCGTCGTCGTCGCCGGCGATGGCTGGGTCGGCAAGGAGGTCTGGGGAAGTGGCGCCGGGCTGGGCGTGACCCGCGACGGCAGCCATGCCCAGTACCTGGTCGTCGCGCTCGATGCCCTGTCCGAAAAGCCCAAAGGCCTGTCGATGGAGCAGGCTGCGGCGATCGGCGTTCCCTATCTCGCGGCCTGGTCGGGGCTGGTCGATGGCGCGGGGATTCGGGCCGGAGAAACCCTCGCCATCACTGGTGCGGCTGGTGCGGTCGGCCGCGCCGCGACCCAGATCGCACATTGGAAGGGCGCCCGGGTGATCGGCGCCGACATCGTGAAGGAAGTTCCAGGCACGGACGCCTATATCGACCTGCGCAAGAAGAAGGATCTCACCGCCGAGGTGCGAGCACTGACCGGTGGCAAGGGCGCCGACATCGTCTTCGACACCGTCGGCGGCGCGCTGTTCGAGCCCTGCCTGGCAGCGCTCGGCATCGGCGGCCGGCAGATCGCCATCGCCAGCGGCGGGCAACGGCGGGTGACTTTCGACCTCGTCGATTTCTACCACGATCTGCACCATCTGATCGGCGTCGACACCATGAAGCTGAGCGGCCCCCAGATCGCCGCGATCATGGACCAGCTCAGGAGCGGGTTCGACGCTGGGCACCTGCAAGCGCCGCCGGTTCAAGGCTGGCCTATCGGTGCCGCGACTGAGGCCTATGGCGAGGTCGGCAAGGGCGGGTCATCGACCAAGCACGTCCTGCTCCCTGCGCAGGCTTGA